One window of the Actinomyces procaprae genome contains the following:
- a CDS encoding VTT domain-containing protein, with amino-acid sequence MPAPALGPEWLDAANLITKIVEWFGPWAIVGVMLVIFAETGLLVGFFLPGDSLLFTLGMFVATGAVGVPIWVAAPLVWVAAIVGNQTGYAIGRKAGPAIFNREDSRLFKQEYVERTSAFFAKHGGKAITLAQFVPIVRTFTPVMAGVGRMRYTHFFGFNVLGATFWAFAITWLGYFLGSIKWIQDNIDVMILCIVFVSVLPMLITALRNKLGSSKREAAAEPVVVEAAE; translated from the coding sequence ATGCCCGCCCCTGCTCTCGGTCCTGAATGGCTCGACGCCGCCAACCTCATCACCAAGATCGTCGAATGGTTCGGCCCCTGGGCCATCGTCGGCGTCATGCTGGTCATCTTCGCCGAGACCGGCCTGCTGGTCGGCTTCTTCCTGCCCGGGGACTCCCTGCTGTTCACGCTGGGTATGTTCGTGGCCACCGGCGCCGTCGGCGTGCCCATCTGGGTGGCGGCGCCGCTGGTCTGGGTCGCCGCGATAGTCGGCAACCAGACCGGCTACGCCATCGGCCGCAAGGCCGGGCCGGCGATCTTCAACCGGGAGGACTCGCGCCTGTTCAAGCAGGAGTACGTCGAGCGCACCTCCGCCTTCTTCGCCAAGCACGGCGGCAAGGCGATCACGCTCGCCCAGTTCGTGCCGATCGTGCGCACCTTCACTCCGGTGATGGCGGGCGTGGGCCGGATGCGCTACACCCACTTCTTCGGGTTCAACGTGCTCGGGGCCACCTTCTGGGCATTCGCCATCACCTGGCTCGGTTACTTCCTCGGCTCCATCAAGTGGATCCAGGACAACATCGACGTGATGATCCTGTGCATCGTCTTCGTGTCGGTGCTGCCGATGCTGATTACCGCACTGCGCAACAAGCTGGGCTCTTCCAAGCGCGAGGCCGCCGCCGAGCCCGTCGTGGTGGAGGCGGCCGAGTAA